Proteins from one Chitinophaga oryzae genomic window:
- the hisIE gene encoding bifunctional phosphoribosyl-AMP cyclohydrolase/phosphoribosyl-ATP diphosphatase HisIE yields the protein MQIDFEKSADGLVPAIIQDAATGKVLMLGYMNREALDKTLADNKVTFYSRSKKRLWTKGEESGNFLLLQDLRVDCDSDTILIKANPVGPVCHTGADTCWNEVNTSNDFLARLESIITDRKNNPSDKSYTSQLFARGINKVAQKVGEEAVEVVIEAKDDNDELFLNESADLLYHYLVLLQAKGFTLADVIKVLKERHK from the coding sequence ATGCAGATAGATTTTGAAAAATCGGCCGATGGCCTGGTACCGGCCATCATCCAGGATGCCGCCACCGGCAAAGTGCTTATGCTCGGATATATGAACCGTGAAGCACTGGACAAAACACTGGCTGACAACAAAGTCACCTTCTACAGCCGTTCCAAAAAACGCCTGTGGACAAAAGGGGAGGAGAGTGGTAACTTCCTCCTGTTGCAGGACCTCCGGGTGGACTGTGACTCTGATACCATCCTTATCAAGGCTAACCCGGTAGGCCCGGTATGCCACACCGGCGCTGATACCTGCTGGAATGAAGTGAATACCAGCAACGATTTCCTGGCACGCCTCGAAAGCATCATCACCGACCGGAAAAACAACCCTTCCGATAAATCCTACACCTCCCAGCTGTTTGCCAGAGGCATCAACAAAGTGGCGCAGAAAGTAGGCGAGGAAGCGGTGGAAGTGGTGATTGAAGCCAAAGATGATAACGATGAACTGTTTCTCAACGAATCCGCCGATCTGCTGTATCACTACCTGGTCCTCCTGCAGGCCAAAGGTTTTACGCTGGCAGACGTTATAAAGGTGTTAAAAGAAAGACATAAGTAA
- a CDS encoding BlaI/MecI/CopY family transcriptional regulator yields MEKLTQQEEAAMLAIWKTEKGFVKDFLENHPAPAPPYTTLASTIKNLEKKGYVESRKVGNVYEYTPVIAEATYKNKFMNGFVKDYFENSYKELVSFFAKEKKISPEELKEIIKMIENGK; encoded by the coding sequence ATGGAAAAACTCACACAGCAGGAAGAAGCGGCCATGCTGGCGATATGGAAAACAGAGAAAGGGTTTGTGAAGGATTTTCTGGAAAATCATCCGGCCCCGGCGCCGCCCTATACCACGCTGGCATCTACCATCAAAAATTTAGAGAAAAAAGGATATGTGGAAAGCCGGAAGGTAGGTAACGTATATGAATATACGCCGGTGATCGCGGAAGCAACTTACAAAAACAAATTCATGAATGGTTTTGTGAAGGACTACTTCGAGAACTCCTACAAAGAGCTGGTTTCGTTTTTTGCGAAGGAGAAAAAGATCAGCCCGGAAGAGCTGAAAGAGATCATTAAGATGATTGAAAATGGTAAATAA
- a CDS encoding redoxin domain-containing protein: MKKYFVGIALLMPAVALFAQDKKAGAAGKPFTIQGTISQQEKPAVIFLRMRKGGEWLTDSAQVKEGKFTLNGTLEEPLLASLMLVQRSGEKPVSMGRDMLAVFLDKGNIVVTTTDSISKATVSGSRAHEDYKQLQEQLKDVNEKGTALQQQYRELAKNKDEEGIKKLESAFDALDAEEKKIENEFFTKNAGSPIALYVLNQVAGYDIKPEQVTPLYKKLSKEAKNSPSGKEFAKRLESARKTAVGQSALEFAQADANGKNISLSSFRGKYVLVDFWASWCGPCRAENPNVVKAYGKFKDKGFEILGVSLDDKKDKWLAAVEADKLTWAHVSDLKGWKNAAAELYGVRAIPQNVLIDPKGKIVAKNLRGEDLEKKLAEVLP, translated from the coding sequence ATGAAGAAATATTTTGTAGGGATCGCCCTACTGATGCCAGCTGTAGCGTTGTTTGCCCAGGATAAAAAGGCAGGAGCTGCAGGCAAACCGTTCACTATCCAGGGAACCATTTCTCAACAGGAGAAACCCGCTGTTATCTTCCTCAGAATGCGCAAAGGCGGCGAATGGCTGACGGACAGCGCGCAGGTGAAAGAAGGTAAGTTCACCCTGAACGGTACTTTGGAAGAACCCCTGCTGGCCAGCCTGATGCTGGTACAACGCAGTGGTGAAAAACCAGTTTCCATGGGCCGCGATATGCTCGCCGTATTCCTGGACAAAGGCAACATTGTGGTAACCACCACCGACTCCATCAGCAAGGCTACCGTTAGCGGTTCCCGCGCTCATGAAGATTATAAACAACTTCAGGAGCAACTGAAAGATGTAAACGAGAAAGGCACCGCGCTGCAACAACAGTACCGCGAACTGGCCAAAAACAAAGATGAAGAGGGTATCAAAAAGCTGGAATCCGCTTTCGATGCACTGGACGCAGAAGAGAAAAAAATCGAAAACGAGTTCTTCACTAAAAACGCGGGTTCTCCCATCGCACTGTATGTGCTGAACCAGGTGGCCGGTTATGACATCAAACCTGAACAGGTAACACCGCTCTACAAAAAGCTGAGCAAGGAAGCGAAAAACTCTCCCTCCGGTAAAGAGTTCGCCAAACGCCTCGAATCAGCCCGTAAAACAGCCGTAGGCCAGTCTGCACTGGAATTCGCGCAGGCAGATGCCAACGGTAAAAATATCAGTCTGTCTTCCTTCCGCGGAAAATATGTGCTGGTAGACTTCTGGGCCAGCTGGTGCGGTCCCTGCCGCGCTGAAAACCCTAATGTGGTAAAAGCATATGGCAAATTCAAAGACAAAGGTTTTGAAATCCTGGGCGTTTCCCTCGATGATAAAAAAGATAAATGGCTGGCCGCTGTAGAAGCCGACAAGCTCACCTGGGCACACGTTTCCGACCTGAAAGGCTGGAAAAATGCCGCTGCTGAACTGTACGGCGTACGCGCCATCCCGCAGAACGTGCTGATCGATCCCAAAGGAAAGATCGTTGCTAAAAACCTGCGCGGCGAAGACCTCGAAAAGAAATTAGCAGAGGTGCTGCCTTAG
- a CDS encoding TlpA disulfide reductase family protein yields the protein MKGIFLLAAGALLSAGVYAQQVSGTVKGANGKKLYLFDDQDNNPDDSLTIQNEQFTFKVKAGKEPSVYALILQDVNYPMLFVSGGDPIHFTTTTATFPLASAVKGNENTVAMQAYQKAFDPLIKRAQDLNQEAREINPEDEPTKNAFRKKADQFSKDIVKTGTDFIKAHPKSIASIWLMMNELRSRVEPAEFQQLFDSLDKSVRESAYGNSVTAYIKSLKANAVNIPADDFSQEDAKGNPVKLSSFRGKYVLVDFWASWCGPCRQENPNVVKAFNKYKSKNFTILGVSLDNDRDRWLRAVQQDGLAWTQVSDLKGWGNEVAVQYGIQSIPANMLIGPDGTILARNLRGEELEQKLQEILK from the coding sequence ATGAAAGGAATTTTCCTGTTAGCGGCAGGTGCTTTATTATCTGCCGGAGTTTATGCCCAGCAGGTGTCCGGAACGGTGAAAGGAGCAAATGGCAAAAAGCTGTATCTGTTTGATGACCAGGATAACAATCCGGATGACTCCCTGACCATACAAAATGAGCAGTTTACATTTAAGGTAAAAGCAGGCAAGGAGCCTTCGGTATATGCGCTGATTCTGCAGGATGTGAATTATCCCATGTTGTTCGTGTCCGGTGGAGACCCGATCCATTTTACGACCACCACGGCCACTTTCCCGCTGGCTTCTGCCGTGAAAGGCAACGAAAACACGGTTGCCATGCAGGCCTATCAGAAAGCTTTCGATCCGTTGATCAAACGCGCGCAGGACCTGAACCAGGAAGCACGCGAAATCAACCCGGAAGACGAACCGACGAAAAATGCTTTCCGTAAAAAGGCAGACCAGTTCAGCAAGGATATCGTGAAAACCGGCACTGATTTTATCAAGGCGCATCCTAAAAGCATTGCCAGCATCTGGCTGATGATGAACGAGCTGCGTTCCCGTGTAGAGCCCGCTGAGTTCCAGCAGCTGTTTGACTCGCTCGACAAATCTGTCCGCGAAAGCGCTTACGGGAACAGTGTTACCGCCTACATAAAAAGCCTGAAAGCGAATGCAGTGAATATTCCCGCGGATGATTTCTCCCAGGAAGATGCTAAAGGTAACCCGGTAAAACTGTCTTCTTTCAGGGGAAAATATGTGCTTGTGGATTTCTGGGCCAGCTGGTGCGGTCCGTGCAGACAGGAAAATCCAAATGTGGTAAAAGCGTTTAACAAGTATAAAAGCAAGAATTTCACTATCCTCGGCGTATCGCTGGATAATGACCGGGACCGCTGGCTACGGGCCGTTCAGCAGGATGGGCTCGCCTGGACCCAGGTATCCGATCTGAAAGGCTGGGGCAACGAAGTAGCGGTGCAGTATGGTATTCAGTCCATCCCGGCCAATATGCTGATTGGCCCCGACGGCACCATCCTGGCGCGTAACCTGCGCGGAGAGGAACTGGAACAGAAACTCCAGGAAATCCTGAAATAG
- the hisF gene encoding imidazole glycerol phosphate synthase subunit HisF: MLTKRIIPCLDIKDGRTVKGINFENIRDAGDPIELGALYASQGADELVFLDITATNERRKTLAELVTRIARHVNIPFTVGGGIAEVEDVYALLQSGADKISVNTAAFKNPELVDTLAREFGSQCIVLAIDTRFEDGDWYVYLNGGRVKTDRKAFDWAKEAVDRGAGEILLTSMNNDGTKQGFALDITAQLSQNLHVPVIASGGAGTMQHFVDVFENAQADAALAASIFHYKEIEIPALKTFLYEKGVNVRF, translated from the coding sequence ATGCTGACCAAACGTATCATACCCTGTCTGGATATCAAAGACGGCCGTACCGTGAAAGGTATCAATTTTGAAAATATCCGGGATGCAGGCGATCCCATTGAGCTGGGCGCTTTATATGCCTCGCAGGGAGCGGATGAACTGGTGTTCCTGGATATAACGGCAACGAACGAACGAAGAAAGACGCTGGCCGAACTGGTCACCCGTATTGCGCGGCATGTCAATATCCCGTTTACCGTAGGCGGCGGTATTGCCGAAGTGGAAGATGTGTATGCTCTCCTGCAATCCGGCGCCGACAAGATTTCTGTGAATACTGCTGCTTTTAAAAATCCGGAGCTGGTAGACACGCTGGCGCGCGAATTTGGCAGTCAGTGTATTGTGCTGGCTATTGACACGCGTTTCGAAGACGGTGACTGGTATGTGTATCTGAACGGCGGTCGTGTAAAAACGGACCGCAAGGCGTTTGACTGGGCCAAAGAGGCGGTAGACCGCGGCGCGGGAGAGATCCTGCTCACCTCTATGAACAACGACGGTACCAAGCAGGGCTTTGCGCTGGACATCACGGCGCAGCTGTCACAAAACCTGCATGTACCGGTGATTGCTTCCGGAGGTGCAGGCACCATGCAACACTTCGTGGACGTATTCGAAAACGCACAGGCAGATGCAGCGCTGGCCGCCAGCATCTTCCACTATAAAGAAATTGAAATTCCGGCGCTTAAAACTTTCCTGTACGAGAAAGGCGTGAACGTCCGGTTCTAA